A genome region from Halorussus pelagicus includes the following:
- a CDS encoding alpha/beta hydrolase produces MTNFDRRTVLSTVGSGAIALLAGCQGTDDAPDTTASTEPSTTTTAGSGTETTTRDAPDADELKRRARRFVALLADGAFEDAHERFAPAAAEQISSDQLERVWTGVESQLGEFRTLSALEVGTREGYDAATAIANFERGRREVVLAFGTDAVTGFWIRRVTGEWSPPAYADQSSFTERAVSLQATDACALEGTLTVPEGVERAPGVVIVHGQGPQDRDGTVGPNKPYKDLAWGLASRGVAVLRYEKRTEACDVNLAEITMDGAVTDDALAAADALRETEVVADEDVIVAGHSIGGTFAPRIAARDGNLGGIAMLAPLGRSVDDAILDQNQYLAERDGTVTDAEREQLNRSRTIVEQIRALDFPDDEVVYLGGDEYWRTLREYDQLNAASDLEIPRLLLFGERDFQVTVEDDLPLWTDALGDDPAVSFRRYDRLNHFFMPGDGKPGMDEYFERNHVAERVVADLAAFAADATGAEVGVETTTSK; encoded by the coding sequence ATGACAAACTTCGACCGACGAACGGTCCTGAGTACAGTCGGCAGCGGCGCAATCGCGCTGCTCGCGGGCTGTCAGGGGACCGACGACGCGCCCGACACGACCGCATCGACCGAACCCTCCACGACGACCACGGCCGGGAGCGGAACCGAGACGACCACGCGCGACGCTCCGGACGCCGATGAGCTGAAACGACGCGCCAGACGGTTCGTCGCGCTTCTGGCGGACGGGGCGTTCGAGGACGCTCACGAGCGATTCGCCCCGGCCGCGGCCGAGCAGATTTCCTCGGACCAACTCGAACGGGTGTGGACCGGAGTAGAATCGCAACTCGGCGAGTTCCGCACGCTTTCGGCGTTGGAAGTCGGCACGCGGGAGGGGTACGACGCGGCGACGGCCATCGCCAACTTCGAGCGCGGCCGTCGAGAGGTCGTCCTCGCGTTCGGGACGGACGCCGTCACCGGATTCTGGATTCGGCGCGTGACCGGGGAGTGGTCCCCGCCCGCGTACGCCGACCAGTCGTCGTTCACCGAGCGCGCGGTGTCGCTCCAAGCGACCGACGCCTGCGCGCTGGAAGGGACGCTGACGGTCCCGGAGGGCGTCGAGCGAGCGCCCGGTGTCGTCATCGTCCACGGACAGGGACCGCAGGACCGCGACGGCACCGTCGGTCCCAACAAGCCCTACAAGGACCTCGCGTGGGGGCTGGCCTCCCGCGGTGTGGCCGTCCTCCGGTACGAAAAGCGGACAGAGGCCTGTGACGTGAATCTCGCGGAGATAACTATGGACGGGGCCGTGACCGACGACGCGCTCGCGGCCGCGGACGCGCTCCGGGAAACCGAGGTCGTCGCGGACGAGGACGTAATCGTCGCGGGCCACAGCATCGGCGGGACGTTCGCACCGCGCATCGCGGCCCGCGACGGGAACCTCGGCGGAATCGCCATGCTCGCACCGCTGGGCCGGTCAGTGGACGATGCCATCCTCGACCAGAACCAGTATCTGGCCGAGCGAGACGGTACCGTCACCGACGCCGAGCGCGAGCAACTGAACCGCTCGCGCACCATCGTCGAGCAGATACGCGCGCTCGACTTTCCCGACGACGAAGTCGTCTATCTCGGCGGCGACGAGTATTGGCGCACGCTCCGGGAGTACGACCAACTGAACGCCGCGAGCGACCTCGAAATCCCGCGACTGCTCCTGTTCGGCGAGCGCGACTTTCAGGTAACCGTCGAGGACGACCTCCCGCTCTGGACGGACGCGCTCGGCGACGACCCGGCGGTCTCGTTCCGGCGCTACGACCGACTCAACCACTTTTTCATGCCCGGCGACGGCAAGCCCGGCATGGACGAATACTTCGAGCGCAACCACGTCGCCGAGCGAGTCGTGGCCGACCTCGCGGCGTTCGCCGCCGACGCGACGGGCGCCGAAGTCGGCGTCGAAACGACCACCAGTAAGTGA
- a CDS encoding NUDIX hydrolase produces MTTVDDLWYLATQADQRAEQAHHCLTDAHEEFLKRSHSRRVSRSRFRTLAERIAEFGAPYGAHSVVYRPSGELLLVWHAGVDMWVVPGGEPDPDESFRRAAERELAEEAGVNAHYDGLAMNIRVEIRCDDYETWGVLPLFEARADGDQTPDPADPDGEITDAEWFGDLPENTRDREDLRAWREFALG; encoded by the coding sequence ATGACCACCGTTGACGACCTGTGGTATCTCGCCACGCAGGCCGACCAGCGCGCCGAGCAGGCCCACCACTGCCTGACCGACGCCCACGAGGAGTTCCTCAAACGGAGCCACAGCCGTCGGGTCTCGCGCTCGCGCTTTCGCACCCTCGCCGAGCGAATCGCGGAGTTCGGCGCACCCTACGGCGCGCACTCGGTCGTCTACCGGCCCTCCGGCGAACTCCTACTCGTCTGGCACGCGGGCGTGGACATGTGGGTCGTCCCCGGCGGCGAACCCGACCCCGACGAGTCGTTTCGCCGCGCCGCGGAGCGCGAGCTCGCCGAAGAGGCGGGCGTTAACGCTCACTACGACGGACTGGCGATGAACATCCGGGTCGAGATTCGGTGCGACGACTACGAGACGTGGGGCGTCCTTCCGCTCTTCGAGGCCCGCGCCGATGGCGACCAGACGCCCGACCCTGCCGACCCCGACGGCGAAATCACCGACGCCGAGTGGTTCGGCGACCTGCCCGAAAATACCCGCGACCGGGAGGACCTACGAGCGTGGCGGGAGTTCGCGTTAGGGTGA
- a CDS encoding glycoside hydrolase family 18 protein: MYGVVTRNEEELDWSEFDRGFLEVKDVTGRSAEALAEAVNMVSCFGDNAAVEADPDLAAVSDEGELATRERTYFDWAYVCPTREDYREGVLEIVSDCAETSPDVRLDDVGFPRAEYCHCDRCNEQFEASDFEDRFEWRANVITEFVAEAADRIPGKTYFTLYPDPYPGHLYERAGLDLDALSEYVDEFIVPLYDMAYETTYWLETIASGFRDALDVPFSVELYAVDVDIDNLVHAAEVADEYAENVFFGYDAGNARAAIRRARAESRDGVSHG; this comes from the coding sequence ATGTACGGCGTCGTCACGCGCAACGAGGAAGAACTCGACTGGTCGGAGTTCGACCGCGGATTCTTGGAGGTCAAGGACGTGACCGGTCGGTCGGCCGAGGCGCTCGCCGAGGCGGTGAACATGGTGTCGTGTTTCGGGGACAACGCCGCCGTCGAGGCCGACCCGGACCTCGCGGCCGTCAGCGACGAGGGCGAACTCGCCACCCGTGAGCGCACGTACTTCGACTGGGCCTACGTCTGCCCGACGCGCGAGGACTACCGCGAGGGCGTGCTGGAAATCGTCTCGGACTGCGCGGAGACCAGCCCCGACGTGCGACTCGACGACGTTGGGTTCCCCCGTGCGGAGTATTGTCACTGCGACCGCTGTAACGAGCAGTTCGAAGCCAGCGACTTCGAGGATCGCTTCGAGTGGCGCGCGAACGTCATCACCGAGTTCGTCGCCGAGGCCGCCGACCGGATTCCCGGCAAGACCTACTTCACGCTCTATCCCGACCCGTATCCGGGCCACCTCTACGAGCGCGCGGGTCTGGACCTCGACGCGCTCTCGGAGTACGTCGATGAGTTCATCGTCCCACTCTACGACATGGCCTACGAGACGACCTACTGGCTCGAAACCATCGCCAGCGGCTTTCGGGACGCGCTCGACGTTCCGTTCAGCGTCGAACTCTACGCCGTGGACGTAGACATCGACAACCTCGTCCACGCCGCCGAAGTCGCCGACGAGTACGCCGAGAACGTCTTTTTCGGCTACGACGCTGGCAACGCGCGGGCCGCGATTCGCCGGGCGCGCGCCGAGTCGCGCGACGGCGTCTCCCACGGGTAG
- the pyrI gene encoding aspartate carbamoyltransferase regulatory subunit — MSDHQLRVSKIPRGTVIDHIRAGQALNVLAILGIDGESGETVSVGMNIPSDRMGHKDIVKVEDRELSQDEVDVLSLIAPEATINIIREYEVAEKQYLERPKRVVGILSCPNHNCITNENEPVETKFDVLDDGVRCEYCGTIVRDDLAAHIAAE, encoded by the coding sequence ATGAGCGACCACCAACTCCGCGTCAGCAAGATTCCGCGAGGGACCGTCATCGACCACATCCGTGCGGGGCAAGCACTCAACGTCCTCGCCATCCTCGGCATCGACGGCGAGTCCGGCGAGACGGTCAGCGTCGGGATGAACATCCCCAGCGACCGGATGGGCCACAAGGACATCGTGAAAGTCGAGGACCGCGAGTTGAGCCAAGACGAGGTGGACGTGCTGTCGCTCATCGCGCCCGAGGCGACCATCAACATCATCCGCGAGTACGAGGTCGCCGAGAAGCAGTATCTCGAACGCCCCAAGCGTGTCGTCGGCATCCTCTCGTGTCCGAACCACAACTGCATCACCAACGAGAACGAACCCGTCGAGACGAAGTTTGACGTGCTGGACGACGGCGTGCGGTGCGAATACTGCGGGACCATCGTCCGCGACGACCTCGCGGCCCACATCGCGGCGGAGTAG
- the pyrB gene encoding aspartate carbamoyltransferase → MRDDQLLTAKQLSREDIEDILDRAAEFDADPAAFGDRREDAILGLCFFEPSTRTKMSFETAIKRLGGDTVDMGPVDSSSVKKGESLADTARVVEGYADALVLRHPSQGAAKMVGEFVDVPLLNAGDGAGHHPTQTLLDLYTIRENAGLDDLTIGIMGDLKYGRTVHSLAHALTNFDADQHFVSPESLKLPRSVRYDLHEEGAMVREHTELDDILPSLDVLYVTRIQRERFPDENEYQEIAGEYGIDLETLEAAKDDLTVMHPLPRVDEIAPEVDDTDYATYFEQAHNGVPVRMALLDQLLEEDE, encoded by the coding sequence ATGCGGGACGACCAGCTACTAACTGCAAAACAACTCTCCAGAGAGGACATCGAGGACATCCTCGACCGCGCGGCCGAGTTCGACGCCGACCCGGCCGCGTTCGGGGACCGACGCGAAGACGCGATACTCGGACTGTGCTTTTTCGAGCCGAGTACCCGGACCAAGATGAGCTTCGAGACCGCCATCAAGCGCCTCGGCGGCGACACGGTGGACATGGGACCCGTCGATTCGTCGTCGGTCAAGAAGGGCGAGAGCCTCGCCGACACCGCGCGCGTCGTCGAGGGGTACGCCGACGCGCTGGTCCTTCGTCACCCGAGTCAGGGCGCGGCCAAGATGGTCGGCGAGTTCGTGGACGTGCCCCTGCTCAACGCGGGCGACGGCGCGGGCCACCATCCGACCCAGACCCTGCTGGACCTCTACACGATTCGGGAGAACGCCGGACTGGACGATCTGACTATCGGCATCATGGGCGACTTGAAGTACGGTCGGACGGTCCACTCGCTGGCCCACGCGCTGACGAACTTCGACGCCGACCAGCACTTCGTCAGCCCCGAGAGCCTGAAACTCCCCCGGAGCGTGCGCTACGACCTCCACGAGGAGGGCGCGATGGTCCGAGAACACACCGAGTTAGACGACATCCTGCCGTCGCTCGACGTGCTGTACGTCACGCGCATCCAGCGCGAGCGCTTCCCCGACGAGAACGAGTATCAGGAGATAGCGGGCGAGTACGGCATCGACCTCGAAACGCTGGAGGCGGCGAAAGACGACCTGACCGTGATGCACCCCCTGCCGCGCGTGGACGAAATCGCGCCCGAAGTGGACGACACCGACTACGCGACCTACTTCGAGCAGGCGCACAACGGCGTACCGGTCCGGATGGCTCTCCTCGACCAACTACTGGAGGAAGACGAATGA